ATACGTGCGAAAAATCGGGAAATATCAGATCACTGGAGAGCTGGGACGGGGAGGCATGGGCCGGGTTTTAAAGGTTCGTCACCCGGAAATTTTCCGAATCCTTGCTGCAAAAGTATTTGCCCCCCATCCTTTTCTTATCTCTTCTGTGGGGGAAAAACGGCTGCACTCCATGTTTATTGAGGAAGCCCGTAAAATGGCCACGCTGTCCCATCCTAATATTGCTGGCGTGGAAGATCTCCACTGTGGAGAAACCACCTTTTATACCATGCCCTGCTACTCAAGAAGTCTTGGTATGGTAATGGGAGAAAACGCCGAAATGGAGGCACCCTGCAGGTCGCTGGACCCTGGTTCCGCCCTGCATTTTTTGCATCAACTCCTTACGGGGCTGCATTGTTTGCATTTTCACCGCATCATACACAGAGATATCAAACCGTGGAATCTTCTTCTGGATGATGAGGACAGGCTCATTCTGGGCGATTTCGGCCTGAGCCGCCTGCGCGGAGAAACCACGGGAACACCGGAAAACATCAAGGTCGGCTCACCATGGTATGCACCTCCTGAGCAGGAGGAGAATGCGGACAGTGCTGATGAACGATCTGACATATATGCAGCTTCCATGGTTTTTTACCGCATGCTGACCGGAGTTTTTCCGCTGGAAAAATCGTCATCCGACCTCCTTCCTGCTCCCACAGAACTCTGGCAGGCCTTTCTGGAAAAAGGGCTTGCCTGCGATCCGTCCCTTCGATTTCCAAATGTGGAAAAGATGCTGGAGGCTCTGGATGTTCTGGGATTATCATGGAGGCGCTTTCGGGAAAAAGAATGTTCCATTTATTTTCATTCAGAAGAAACCACAAGACAACTGTCTGCTGAACTCAGGCAAAAGCCCCTTCGCACAGGGGTTCGGGGGCCCCTGCACCATATGCTGGGAGCCGATGCTCTTTATCGCCCGGTCCGAATGACGCATAATCAATTTCGATCAGAACCAGACACCGGCCTCATTTACGATGCCGCCACAGGTCTTTTGTGGGAAAAGTCCGGAAGTCCATTTCCCCTGAACCGGCGGGATGCTGATCAATGGATAGAAATGCTGAATAAAAAATCAGACAAGCATGGCGGATGCTGGCGCTTGCCAACGGTTCCGGAACTTTTTTCCATCACCCGCCGGACCATGACCCCTTCCGAATACTGCATGGAGTACCCCTTTAATCCTCGCCAGGCATGGGTGTGGACGGCCGATGACCGAA
This genomic stretch from Desulfobotulus pelophilus harbors:
- a CDS encoding protein kinase domain-containing protein translates to MRKIGKYQITGELGRGGMGRVLKVRHPEIFRILAAKVFAPHPFLISSVGEKRLHSMFIEEARKMATLSHPNIAGVEDLHCGETTFYTMPCYSRSLGMVMGENAEMEAPCRSLDPGSALHFLHQLLTGLHCLHFHRIIHRDIKPWNLLLDDEDRLILGDFGLSRLRGETTGTPENIKVGSPWYAPPEQEENADSADERSDIYAASMVFYRMLTGVFPLEKSSSDLLPAPTELWQAFLEKGLACDPSLRFPNVEKMLEALDVLGLSWRRFREKECSIYFHSEETTRQLSAELRQKPLRTGVRGPLHHMLGADALYRPVRMTHNQFRSEPDTGLIYDAATGLLWEKSGSPFPLNRRDADQWIEMLNKKSDKHGGCWRLPTVPELFSITRRTMTPSEYCMEYPFNPRQAWVWTADDRSYVSSWFVDILRGFTAPMDRDGHCYVKGVCGPFSEPAKPF